The region CAGCCTACAAGGCCTGCAGCCGTTGGGATGCCTGGCTGCGTCGTTATCGCAACACGCGTGGTACAGGTCTGGTTGAGGGCTTCTGCACGTACGACACGGGACACGACAACAGCCCGCGCTGGAAGGGCGTTCCGAACCGCTGTCCCGATGCCGATGCGAGAAAGTTCCCCACCGGCGTCGGCGTGCCGCGGCTCTGCCCCGATCTTTCGGCCACGGTCTATGGAGGCCGCGTAGCTCTGGCCGCAATGGCCAAAGCTCTGGGCCAGCAGGACGAAGTCTCCCGCTGGGAGTCGCAGGCCGAGGAGCTGCGTCTGCTCATCCTCGCAAAGCTGTACGACCCTCACGATGCGGCCTTCTATGACCTGGATACCGATAACAAGTTCGTCCGTGTGCGGTCCGACGTGATCAGCCGCGTTCTGGGCGAGCATGTCCTGAAGATGTCAGAGGTCCACGACCGCACGATCTTCGAAGCCGTCTGGACCAGGCAGATCCATAATCCAAAGGCGTTCTGGGCGCCGTATCCTCTGACCTCCATCGCGATGGACGACCCCACCTTCGTCAAACCGATTCCCCGCAACAGCTGGGGCGGGGCTATCCAGGCCCTGACCGCTCTCCGAGCGCCGCGCTGGATGGTGCACTACGGCAAAGGCGAGGCCCTCAAAGAGATGATGGGCAAGTGGTGCGAGGCCATCATGCGGCACATCGAGTTCCGCCAGCAGATGGATCCGTGGACGGGCGACTTTACGCAGGCCGATCCCAGCGGGTATTCTCCCGCTGCACTCACGTTTCTTGAGTTCGCACGCAGGCTGGGCCATGCTCCGGTCGGCTAGGGACTGCATACTTGGCGGATGCTCGATCTGATCTGTGGGCTACCAAACGCATTCTTGGAGGGGGTGTCATCCTGAGCGGAGCGCGCCAGCGCGGAGTCGAAGGATCTGTGGTCCGGGATGGATGGCTGAGCCAGCAGACCGCAGATCCTTCGACCCCGCTTCTTGCGATAAGACCGCGAGAAGGCTTCGCTCAGGATGACACCTTCCTGATGTTGCAGTGATTGCCATTTTCCGAATGACTGTTATCGACCGACTTACTCGAATTGACTACAAGAAGGCATATTGGGACAACTACGATGAGATTTGGGTTCATAGATACCCCAGCTAGGGCAATTGCCAGTTGCCGTGTGCCAGCCGTTTGACGATGCTTGCTCTCACCATTTCCGGAGAACATATGACGCAATCTATGAGAAGGAAGGCGCTGGGACTTCTTCTATTCTGCCTGGTGTCGTTTGGCTATGCGGGCGCGCAGGGAACCGTACCGACGTTTGTCGATAACACCGGCGGCAAGCCGTATACGCTGATGGGCGCAGACCCGGCAAAGGGCGCTACGACCACCATCCCGACCGTGATCGCACCCGTCACGCTCTCGTTTGAATCGAAGAAAGTCGCGGGCAAGCCCTTCGCCCTGGACGCAGCCAAAGATGTGCCCGCACTTCTGCGGTCGCCCATCTTTGCACCCTTCAAATTCGGCGCGGAGACGACGCAGTACGCCGATGCGATGCTGCGCTCCACCTTTCCCAACGCGAAGCAGTGGCACACGCTGCTCGGCAAGCCTGAGATCAAGCCGGTGAAGGTGACCATTCCTGCAGGCTACGGCTATGTCCTCACGTCCAAGTCGACAGGCGAGGTGGCGGCCGTAGTTGATCTCGAGTTCCTCCAGAAGGAGATCTTCAAACAGCTTCCGAAGCAGGAGGGCAAGCTGGTCTTCGCAGTCACGCACAACACGACCTTCTACGCGATGGGCGACGCCACGGTATGCTGCTCCTGGGGAACGCATGGCGTCGATCGCGCGACCGGCAACTCCTTTGTGCTGGCCAGCTATCTGCAGCGTGCTCCTGTGCCGATCGCCGACAAGGACGTACAGCCGCTCACGCAGCAGCTTGCGGAGTTCGTCAACGATCCGCACTTCGATCCGCTCTATCAGCATGAGCTTTACGAGCAGCACCTCGACCCGGCATCGGCGCCCGGCAATGCCGTCAGCTGGATGCGCCCTGATTCGATGCATCCTGGCGACGGAGGTCGCTGCGGAGGCAACCGCATCGCTTCGACCTACTTCCAGCTCCAGCCGACGGATACCAACCTGAAGAACAACTTCCCGGCGTCGGAGCCCTACACGGTCGGCAGCTATCACGTGCAGAACGTCGCCCTGATGTCGTGGTATGCCGGCTCGTCTGAGACACTGGGCAAGACCTACAGCTTCCCCGACACGAAGATCCTTGCTGAGGCCGCGCAGCCCTGCCCTGCGCGGCGTGGGCGCGGCCCCGTCGCAAACCCGACCGCTGCGCCGATCCAGCCGCCTGCGACCGACAACGGCCACAGACTCATCGGCTACTGGTCCGGCTACGCAGGAGCCAGCGGGACATTTCCTCTGCGGGACGTCTCGCCCCAGTGGGACTACGTCCTCGTGGCCTTCGCCACGCCGGACAAGAACGCGCCGGAGGGAACCCTGCAGTTCCACACTCCGACTGGAATGGATCCCGCAACGTTTAAGGCTGACATTCAGTACCTCAAGAGCAAGGGCAAGAAGGTCATGATCTCGCTCGGCGGAGGCGGGCAGCACTTCACTCTGGCAGACCC is a window of Edaphobacter sp. 12200R-103 DNA encoding:
- a CDS encoding glycosyl hydrolase family 18 protein, with the translated sequence MTQSMRRKALGLLLFCLVSFGYAGAQGTVPTFVDNTGGKPYTLMGADPAKGATTTIPTVIAPVTLSFESKKVAGKPFALDAAKDVPALLRSPIFAPFKFGAETTQYADAMLRSTFPNAKQWHTLLGKPEIKPVKVTIPAGYGYVLTSKSTGEVAAVVDLEFLQKEIFKQLPKQEGKLVFAVTHNTTFYAMGDATVCCSWGTHGVDRATGNSFVLASYLQRAPVPIADKDVQPLTQQLAEFVNDPHFDPLYQHELYEQHLDPASAPGNAVSWMRPDSMHPGDGGRCGGNRIASTYFQLQPTDTNLKNNFPASEPYTVGSYHVQNVALMSWYAGSSETLGKTYSFPDTKILAEAAQPCPARRGRGPVANPTAAPIQPPATDNGHRLIGYWSGYAGASGTFPLRDVSPQWDYVLVAFATPDKNAPEGTLQFHTPTGMDPATFKADIQYLKSKGKKVMISLGGGGQHFTLADPARIPNYVSSVTKIVEEYGFDGIDIDFESPSLSIDPGDTDYRHPTTPSIVNLITALRQLHDHFGPKFMISLVPEGTQIPGGYPSYGGQFGSYLAITYAIRDILTFIDVQDYNTPPLQGLDGEIYQAGNVDYHAAMTELLLHGFNVGGDPNQFFPPLPADKIAVGYLVGDVEPTEVTQSMDYIITGKAPAGTRYKLQKPQGYPGMIGAMFWTIDGDRRQNYVFSNSAGPLLHGYPTSK
- a CDS encoding alpha-L-rhamnosidase, whose amino-acid sequence is MRPCTFAESKVTRRSLLKSAAAATALHASGAFAWAGQTALPSSSANDARWRQTWKAALACLAGNVRHVPRYDQPVLFEGAVYPGIWQECGPHEGLVYGTLAKYITEHDPAKAPLKVARNNHMAFFALQHEDGQLPASIKTTEAGYGQIQMVVPIAATAWELSQLTHDEELLATAYKACSRWDAWLRRYRNTRGTGLVEGFCTYDTGHDNSPRWKGVPNRCPDADARKFPTGVGVPRLCPDLSATVYGGRVALAAMAKALGQQDEVSRWESQAEELRLLILAKLYDPHDAAFYDLDTDNKFVRVRSDVISRVLGEHVLKMSEVHDRTIFEAVWTRQIHNPKAFWAPYPLTSIAMDDPTFVKPIPRNSWGGAIQALTALRAPRWMVHYGKGEALKEMMGKWCEAIMRHIEFRQQMDPWTGDFTQADPSGYSPAALTFLEFARRLGHAPVG